In Epinephelus lanceolatus isolate andai-2023 chromosome 13, ASM4190304v1, whole genome shotgun sequence, the following are encoded in one genomic region:
- the ccn2a gene encoding CCN family member 2a gives MSAGMKKMILLPFLCAMLSYMAAGQECSNQCSCPSTPPQCAPGVSLVLDGCGCCRVCAKQMGELCADKDVCDPHKGLYCDYGAPVNRHIGVCTAREGATCVFGGMIYKSGETFQSSCKYQCTCLDGAVGCVPLCSMDIRLPSPDCPMPRRVKVPGKCCEEWACDSPNRHSFMGSALAAYREEETYGPDLSMMRENCLVQTTEWSACSKTCGLGISTRVTNDNRECRLEKQTRLCMVRPCESQLEQSIRKGKKCIRTPRLSKPMKFEISGCTTTKSYRPKFCGVCLDGRCCTPHRTTTLPMEFKCPDGQVMKKHMMFIKSCACHHNCPGENDIFESMYYKKMMGDMA, from the exons ATGTCTGCTGGAATGAAGAAAATGATTTTGCTGCCTTTCCTGTGCGCCATGCTCTCATACATG GCTGCAGGTCAGGAGTGCAGCAACCAGTGTTCGTGCCCCTCCACTCCCCCTCAGTGCGCCCCAGGAGTGAGCCTGGTGCTGGACGGCTGCGGCTGCTGCAGGGTGTGCGCCAAGCAGATGGGGGAGCTCTGTGCTGATAAAGACGTCTGCGACCCACACAAAGGCCTCTACTGTGACTACGGAGCCCCCGTCAACAGACACATTGGAGTGTGCACAG CTCGGGAGGGAGCCACCTGTGTGTTCGGAGGCATGATTTACAAGAGCGGAGAGACTTTCCAGAGCAGCTGCAAGTACCAGTGTACCTGTCTGGATGGAGCTGTGGGTTGTGTCCCTCTTTGCTCCATGGACATCAGGCTGCCCAGCCCAGACTGCCCCATGCCGAGACGTGTCAAGGTGCCAGGGAAATGCTGCGAGGAGTGGGCGTGTGATTCTCCCAACAGACACAGCTTCATGGGCTCTGCTTTGGCTG cctacagagaggaagagacctatGGCCCTGATCTCTCCATGATGAGGGAGAACTGCCTGGTTCAGACTACTGAATGGAGCGCCTGCTCTAAGACTTGCGGCCTTGGGATCTCCACCAGGGTCACCAATGATAACCGCGAATGCCGCCTGGAGAAACAGACCCGGTTGTGTATGGTGCGACCATGCGAGTCCCAGCTGGAGCAGAGCATCAGG AAAGGCAAAAAGTGCATCCGCACTCCCAGACTCTCCAAGCCCATGAAGTTCGAGATCTCCGGCTGCACCACCACCAAGTCCTACAGGCCAAAGTTCTGCGGCGTCTGCTTGGATGGCCGCTGCTGCACCCCCCACAGAACCACCACCCTGCCCATGGAGTTCAAATGCCCTGACGGACAGGTCATGAAGAAGCACATGATGTTCATCAAGTCCTGCGCCTGCCACCACAACTGCCCCGGCGAGAACGACATCTTCGAGTCCATGTATTACAAGAAGATGATGGGAGACATGGCGTGA